From a single Patescibacteria group bacterium genomic region:
- the rpoC gene encoding DNA-directed RNA polymerase subunit beta', whose amino-acid sequence MDKQSSSTHKGENLVNIIDFKGLKINLASAEVIKSWSHGEVTKPETINYRTLKPEKDGLFCERIFGPTKDWECYCGKYKRIRYRGIICDKCGVEVTQSKVRRERMGHINLASPVAHVWFFKGAPSKLSLLLDMTPRALENIIYFASYLVLDVDEEEKKKALKKLVDEEAERKKNLAEKAEKAKKEIEKNLSVETKEVKTKIKNKEQQELTVTEIGLRYKQQFNALSEESVQEQLQTEEIYKTLGELTKSLRRLSLLSEEEYLKLKEHGVSSFFKVGMGAEALTEIIKRIDSDKLAADLRTEIQKTTGQRHIKATKRLRVVDGFRKAGLSPAYMILSILPVLPPDLRPMVQLSGGRFATSDLNDLYRRVINRNNRLRHLMDLGAPEIILRNEKRMLQEAVDSLIDATQRPSARPVVQVLRSLSDMLRGKQGRFRQNLLGKRVDYSGRSVIVVGPELSLSQCGLPKEMALEMFKPFVLRELITRGLAPNVKSGKNILERRLPEVFDILEEITHDHPVLLNRAPTLHKLGIQAFYPVLIEGSAIRIHPCVCAGYNADFDGDQMAVHVPITESACQEAKDLMLPVHNLLKPADGSPITLPNKEMVLGCYWLTTIENEDLPEEKLQIFSDESAAIFAYQAGHLNLRQAIKVKINGQIIKTSVGRVLLNEILPGELRFFNDQVRSATLKGLITKSLQLFPAEKVAGLIDSFKDLGFWAATLSGGISVSVFDNKIIPEKRVLINQAEEKVTEVENNFHEGLITNEEKRRLSNDIWLGVTEEIADKTWASLDKDNPVKIIIESGGARASKDQLKQLAAMRGLVVDPLGKIVELPTKSNFREGLSIFEYVTSTRGSRKGLTDSALKTADAGYLTRRLVDVSHDAIIRIEDCGTKEGTEILRNEKRQGSFAQRVLGRVLIEKVVDPKTKKVLLEKQEEINEENVGLLEQHQIDKVIVRSPLTCQAKYGLCAACYGRDFSTRKRVELGTPVGILAAQSIGEPGTQLTMRVKHTGGIVGLDVTQGLPRVEELFEVRTPKALSPISEIAGKVEVAETADGYKIRIRSKGKPVEEREYLIALTSEVKVKDGEEVFVGEQLALGFLDIKEVLQVRGLRGAQKYLIEEIQTVYESQGIPINDKHFEVIVRKMSDKVRIDTAGDTILLPGELVDKIRFEEENAKILAEGGEPATAQIVILGVTRASLYTESWLSAASFQETTNVLTEAAILGKEDKLIGLKENVIIGRLIPTSADRVKIEE is encoded by the coding sequence ATGGACAAACAAAGCTCATCAACACATAAAGGAGAAAATTTAGTCAACATTATTGACTTTAAGGGTTTAAAAATTAATCTGGCTTCAGCCGAGGTTATTAAAAGCTGGTCCCATGGCGAAGTGACGAAACCGGAGACAATTAACTACAGAACCCTTAAACCCGAAAAAGACGGCCTTTTTTGTGAACGGATTTTTGGACCGACGAAAGATTGGGAATGTTACTGTGGTAAATATAAAAGAATCAGATACCGAGGAATTATTTGTGACAAATGTGGTGTTGAGGTTACGCAGTCAAAAGTCAGACGCGAGAGGATGGGGCACATTAATTTAGCTTCACCGGTGGCTCATGTTTGGTTTTTTAAGGGCGCTCCCTCCAAACTTTCCTTGCTTTTGGATATGACCCCAAGAGCTTTGGAGAATATTATTTACTTTGCTTCTTATTTGGTTTTGGATGTTGATGAAGAAGAAAAAAAGAAGGCCCTCAAGAAATTAGTTGATGAAGAGGCAGAGCGGAAGAAAAATTTGGCGGAAAAAGCCGAAAAAGCGAAAAAGGAAATTGAAAAAAACCTAAGCGTTGAAACCAAAGAGGTTAAAACTAAAATAAAAAATAAGGAGCAACAGGAATTAACGGTGACCGAGATTGGTCTTCGTTACAAGCAACAATTTAATGCCTTAAGCGAAGAGTCGGTTCAAGAACAGTTGCAGACAGAAGAGATTTATAAGACCTTGGGCGAATTAACTAAAAGCCTAAGGCGTTTATCCTTACTTTCCGAAGAAGAATATCTAAAACTTAAAGAACACGGAGTCTCTTCTTTTTTCAAGGTCGGTATGGGAGCCGAGGCCCTGACGGAGATTATTAAAAGAATTGATTCAGATAAATTAGCCGCTGATTTAAGAACAGAGATTCAAAAAACAACCGGGCAAAGACATATCAAAGCCACAAAGAGACTGCGCGTTGTTGATGGTTTTCGCAAGGCGGGGCTTTCACCGGCTTATATGATTTTGTCGATTTTACCGGTTTTACCTCCTGATTTACGGCCCATGGTTCAATTGTCGGGTGGTAGATTTGCCACCTCTGATCTTAACGATCTTTATCGCCGGGTGATTAATCGCAATAATCGCTTAAGACATTTAATGGATTTGGGAGCACCGGAAATCATTCTGCGTAATGAAAAAAGAATGTTACAGGAGGCCGTTGATTCCCTTATTGACGCGACGCAAAGGCCGAGCGCTCGTCCGGTAGTTCAGGTCCTGCGTTCTCTTTCCGATATGTTGCGTGGCAAACAGGGACGATTCCGCCAAAATCTTTTAGGCAAAAGAGTTGATTATTCCGGGAGATCGGTAATTGTGGTTGGTCCGGAACTTTCGTTGAGCCAATGCGGATTGCCTAAAGAAATGGCTCTTGAGATGTTCAAACCCTTTGTTTTAAGAGAACTGATAACCAGAGGATTGGCACCTAATGTCAAGAGCGGAAAAAATATTCTAGAGCGAAGATTACCGGAAGTTTTTGATATTCTTGAAGAGATTACGCACGATCATCCGGTTCTTCTCAATCGAGCCCCGACTTTACATAAATTAGGTATTCAAGCCTTTTATCCTGTTTTAATCGAAGGTTCAGCCATCAGAATTCATCCTTGTGTTTGTGCTGGTTATAATGCCGATTTTGACGGAGACCAAATGGCCGTTCATGTTCCGATTACAGAATCTGCCTGTCAAGAAGCCAAAGATTTAATGCTGCCGGTACATAATCTTTTAAAGCCAGCGGATGGTTCACCCATTACCTTGCCCAATAAAGAAATGGTTCTCGGCTGCTATTGGCTAACGACGATCGAAAATGAGGATTTACCCGAAGAAAAGTTGCAGATTTTCAGTGATGAATCGGCTGCCATCTTTGCTTATCAAGCCGGACATCTTAATTTACGTCAGGCGATCAAGGTCAAAATTAATGGTCAGATTATCAAAACGTCTGTTGGCCGAGTTTTATTAAATGAGATTTTACCGGGAGAACTACGTTTCTTTAATGATCAGGTAAGATCGGCAACCCTAAAGGGTCTAATCACCAAGTCACTGCAACTTTTCCCGGCGGAAAAAGTTGCCGGTTTAATTGATTCTTTTAAGGATTTAGGTTTTTGGGCGGCAACTCTTTCCGGAGGCATTTCCGTTTCTGTTTTTGACAATAAGATTATTCCGGAAAAGAGGGTTTTAATTAATCAAGCCGAAGAAAAAGTTACCGAAGTAGAAAATAATTTTCATGAAGGTTTAATCACCAACGAAGAAAAAAGAAGACTTTCTAATGATATCTGGCTTGGCGTGACTGAGGAAATTGCCGATAAGACCTGGGCTTCCCTTGATAAAGACAATCCGGTTAAAATCATTATTGAGTCAGGAGGAGCCAGGGCTTCAAAAGATCAATTAAAGCAGTTAGCGGCAATGAGAGGATTAGTCGTTGATCCTTTGGGTAAAATTGTGGAATTGCCGACGAAGTCAAATTTTAGAGAAGGCTTATCAATTTTTGAATACGTTACCAGCACCAGGGGTTCTCGCAAGGGTTTAACTGATTCCGCCTTAAAAACGGCCGACGCCGGTTATCTAACGAGGCGTTTAGTTGATGTTTCGCATGATGCCATTATTAGAATCGAAGATTGCGGGACCAAGGAAGGCACGGAAATTTTAAGGAACGAAAAAAGACAAGGTTCATTTGCGCAACGTGTTTTAGGGCGAGTTTTGATAGAAAAAGTTGTTGATCCCAAAACCAAAAAAGTTCTTTTGGAGAAACAGGAAGAAATCAACGAGGAAAATGTTGGTCTTTTGGAACAACACCAGATTGATAAAGTTATCGTCAGGTCCCCTTTAACCTGCCAAGCGAAATACGGTTTATGTGCCGCCTGTTACGGCAGGGATTTTAGCACCAGAAAAAGAGTTGAGTTGGGAACGCCTGTCGGAATTTTAGCCGCCCAGTCAATCGGCGAACCGGGAACGCAATTAACCATGCGAGTGAAGCATACCGGAGGTATTGTTGGTTTGGACGTCACGCAAGGTTTACCTAGAGTTGAAGAACTTTTTGAAGTCAGAACGCCGAAGGCTTTATCGCCGATTAGCGAAATCGCCGGCAAAGTGGAAGTGGCGGAAACCGCCGATGGTTATAAAATTAGAATTCGCAGTAAAGGCAAGCCCGTTGAAGAACGGGAATATCTGATTGCTTTAACTTCGGAGGTTAAGGTTAAAGACGGGGAGGAGGTTTTTGTGGGTGAACAATTAGCCCTTGGGTTTTTAGATATTAAAGAAGTTTTACAGGTAAGAGGCCTTCGGGGTGCCCAAAAATATTTAATTGAAGAAATCCAGACGGTTTATGAATCACAGGGGATTCCTATCAATGACAAACATTTTGAAGTCATTGTTCGAAAAATGAGCGATAAGGTGAGGATTGATACGGCTGGGGATACGATTCTTTTACCGGGAGAATTAGTTGACAAGATTCGTTTTGAAGAAGAAAACGCGAAAATTTTGGCCGAAGGCGGAGAACCAGCCACCGCCCAAATCGTTATTTTGGGCGTAACCAGAGCTTCACTTTATACCGAGTCGTGGTTGTCGGCCGCGTCTTTCCAGGAAACGACCAATGTTTTGACGGAAGCAGCGATTTTAGGTAAAGAAGATAAATTGATAGGCCTTAAGGAAAATGTTATAATCGGTCGCCTGATTCCAACCAGTGCCGACAGAGTAAAAATTGAGGAATGA